The Corvus hawaiiensis isolate bCorHaw1 chromosome 1, bCorHaw1.pri.cur, whole genome shotgun sequence genomic sequence TTGTTGGTTTTATCAGCCACATTATCTCAAGGCCTCTGGAAAATTTCGCTTCCAAGTTTTTCTGTAGCACGCACACAAAAGAAATGAAGTCTGCACGCTGAAGcttaaaaaatcatgtttattGAGCTTTGGAAATGAAGCGGGAAGTAGCAGGGGTGCGACGATGATGAGCATTTTGCAGTGGGTTGCTACTTAATGATCCTTTAGTGAAGTAGCCTCTAAAACATGACACTGTGTATCAAACGGACAGCTATCCGTACCTCTGACTAAAAGGCTCTTTGAGATCCGTACAGTCCATCATTTCAAACTGAAGTGGCAGCTGGAAAATGTGGAACAGCTGGCAAGGAGCTGGGAGAAAATCTTTTACATAAATATATCTACATACAAACTGGCAGAAGGCCACGGACACCGTGCCCGGAGGACCGGATCAAAACTACGCACCAGAgggttaaaaacaaaactgggGAGTGAGATGGGGAGCGGGGGGCGTGTGTTTCCTTTTACCTTTTCTCTTCACGTGGTGCGCGGGCTGGGGAGCGGGCGCTAGCAGCTGCGAGCCGGCGGGCCCGTCCGAAGGCGCGGGAATTGTGCCAACACCCCACCGACTTCACGGGACAATCGGAACCGCGGCGGACacgctctgctccctccctccaaAGTTGGGCGGCGCACGGCCGGGCCGCGgtgccgggccggggcggcgcCGAGGAGCTCCCGGGGGCAGCCTCCCCGCTCCTCCCGCCCGGCCTCGGCTGGGCCCGTCCCGCCGCCCCGCTCCCAGCTTGACCCTGTGCCAgcggcggggcggagcgggccGAGAGCTGCTCTGCTTAGAGAGgcgcccgcagccccgcgccccccTCTCGACCGGGACCCGACCGTCCCCTTCCTCGCAGGGAGCAGCCGGCAGAGAACGACGGCCCCCCGGGCGCCCCTCCGCCCCGCCAGATTTGACAGCGGATTCTCCCCCGCTCCTCTCGCCTTTCCCCCTGCGAAGTTTGTGCCGGCCTCCCGCTGCACGGGCGTGAAAACGCCTGGGAGTCGCTCAGGGAGTTGGGGCGAGGAGAAAGAAGGGGgtggaaataaaacagcagctgtCGCCCGCACATCGGCAGCTCCGCCGCGGGACGTGCCCGGCCGAGCCCGGCCCGGAGCGGGGACTGCCCCCGCCTCGCCCCGCACCCCGCGCCCTCGGCCCCCGCGCTCCGTGACAGCCATTTTGGGGGTTAGAC encodes the following:
- the LOC125322067 gene encoding translation initiation factor IF-2-like; protein product: MTLCIKRTAILGRRTAGPRCRAGAAPRSSRGQPPRSSRPASAGPVPPPRSQLDPVPAAGRSGPRAALLREAPAAPRPPLDRDPTVPFLAGSSRQRTTAPRAPLRPARFDSGFSPAPLAFPPAKFVPASRCTGVKTPGSRSGSWGEEKEGGGNKTAAVARTSAAPPRDVPGRARPGAGTAPASPRTPRPRPPRSVTAILGVRHLGPPCPRLQVREAGKGPGAGPERWETTRKWPGVEPGEQRTSSPSGRMRKEQDKRKPV